A window of the Bradyrhizobium diazoefficiens genome harbors these coding sequences:
- a CDS encoding carbohydrate ABC transporter permease, which translates to MRLAVLLGQRRNGPGRPLHWTDVAAYAYLALGVALMFGPVLWLVLSSFKTQSALLEFPPSLLPFAQVEVTVPGQPQKLPLFRTTLPDGSVRELAQVRRIGLVAQMVDPADPSKQFRVAIDKREPVRRVALATENYTEPLQRFAFLRFLFNSVFVTVVATLITLLINSMAAYALAVYAFPGKQAATLAVIGTLMIPMTIILVPVYLVITELGLANSLWAVILPGAATPTGVFLLRQYMLTLPKDLIEAARMDKASEWQIYWRIVMPLTLPALAVLAIFSIMWRWNEFLWPLAVLTKTEVYTLQIALNAFQGELQTQWHYLLAMTVVTLAPVALVFVFLQRFITTGIGSTGMK; encoded by the coding sequence ATGCGTCTTGCGGTTTTGCTTGGTCAACGTCGCAACGGGCCCGGACGGCCGCTGCACTGGACCGACGTCGCAGCCTACGCCTATCTCGCGCTCGGCGTCGCGCTGATGTTCGGCCCGGTGTTGTGGCTGGTGCTGTCATCGTTCAAGACCCAGAGCGCGCTGCTGGAATTTCCGCCGTCGCTGCTGCCCTTCGCGCAGGTCGAAGTGACGGTGCCCGGCCAGCCGCAGAAGCTGCCTCTCTTCCGCACGACGCTTCCTGACGGCTCGGTCCGCGAGCTGGCGCAGGTTCGGCGCATCGGGCTTGTCGCCCAGATGGTCGATCCGGCCGATCCCTCGAAGCAGTTTCGCGTGGCGATCGACAAGCGCGAACCGGTGCGCCGCGTCGCACTCGCGACAGAGAACTACACCGAGCCGCTCCAGCGCTTCGCCTTCCTGCGCTTCCTGTTCAATTCGGTCTTCGTGACGGTGGTCGCCACGCTGATCACGCTGCTCATCAACTCCATGGCCGCCTATGCGCTCGCCGTCTATGCGTTCCCCGGCAAGCAGGCGGCGACGCTGGCGGTGATCGGGACGCTGATGATCCCAATGACCATCATCCTCGTGCCGGTCTATCTGGTGATAACCGAGCTCGGACTCGCCAATTCGCTTTGGGCGGTGATTCTGCCGGGTGCCGCGACGCCAACGGGCGTGTTCCTGCTGCGGCAATACATGCTGACATTGCCGAAGGATCTGATCGAGGCCGCGCGGATGGACAAGGCATCGGAGTGGCAGATCTATTGGCGCATCGTCATGCCGCTGACCCTGCCGGCGCTGGCAGTTCTGGCGATCTTCTCGATCATGTGGCGCTGGAACGAATTCCTGTGGCCGCTCGCGGTCCTGACCAAGACCGAGGTCTACACGTTGCAGATCGCGCTCAATGCGTTCCAGGGCGAACTCCAGACCCAGTGGCACTATCTCCTTGCGATGACGGTCGTGACGCTCGCTCCCGTCGCCCTCGTCTTCGTGTTCCTCCAGCGTTTCATCACGACGGGCATCGGCTCGACGGGGATGAAATGA
- a CDS encoding ABC transporter ATP-binding protein — MAELKLTAARKSFGSIDVLHGIDLAVKDGEFVVFVGPSGCGKSTLLRVIAGLENVTSGEVHIDGERVTHLPASERGLAMVFQSYALYPHMSVRKNMAFALENMGLKPEEIEARVSRAAAMLRLADYLDRKPKALSGGQRQRVAIGRAIVRDPKIFLFDEPLSNLDAELRVATRKELAALHANLGGTMIYVTHDQVEAMTLADRIVVLNGGRIEQVGSPLELYNRPVNAFVAGFIGSPRMNFLPATVMSDDGMLSASVGEREIALPRAASGLTAGARVTLGIRPEHIDVAPDTGMLAATVDLVEQLGGETFIYATAPGLPQITLRQDGQSRFDRGDAIAIRFAPDHLHIFDAAGAALARP, encoded by the coding sequence ATGGCTGAATTGAAACTCACGGCCGCGCGAAAATCCTTCGGCAGCATCGATGTGCTGCACGGCATCGATCTCGCGGTGAAGGATGGCGAATTCGTCGTCTTCGTCGGCCCGTCCGGCTGCGGAAAGTCGACGCTCCTGCGCGTCATCGCCGGCCTCGAAAACGTCACGAGCGGCGAGGTCCATATCGACGGCGAGCGGGTCACCCACCTGCCTGCCTCCGAGCGGGGGCTGGCCATGGTGTTCCAGTCCTATGCCCTGTATCCGCATATGAGCGTGCGCAAGAACATGGCCTTTGCGCTCGAGAACATGGGGTTGAAGCCGGAAGAGATCGAGGCGCGCGTCAGTCGCGCCGCCGCCATGCTGCGTCTTGCGGACTATCTCGACCGCAAACCCAAGGCGCTCTCCGGCGGCCAGCGCCAGCGCGTCGCCATCGGCCGGGCCATCGTGCGCGATCCGAAGATCTTTCTGTTCGACGAGCCGCTGTCGAACCTCGACGCTGAACTCCGCGTCGCGACGCGGAAGGAACTTGCCGCTCTGCATGCCAATCTCGGCGGCACGATGATCTATGTCACGCACGATCAGGTCGAAGCCATGACGCTTGCAGACCGGATCGTGGTGCTCAACGGCGGTCGGATCGAGCAGGTCGGCTCGCCGCTCGAGCTCTACAACCGGCCCGTGAACGCCTTCGTGGCGGGCTTCATCGGCTCTCCCCGCATGAACTTCCTGCCCGCGACCGTGATGTCCGATGACGGCATGCTCAGCGCGAGCGTTGGCGAGCGTGAAATCGCTTTGCCCCGCGCCGCTTCCGGCCTCACCGCCGGCGCCCGCGTGACGCTCGGCATCCGCCCCGAACATATCGACGTCGCGCCCGACACGGGCATGCTCGCCGCAACCGTCGATCTCGTCGAGCAGCTTGGCGGCGAGACCTTCATCTATGCCACGGCTCCCGGCCTGCCGCAGATCACGCTGCGCCAGGATGGCCAGTCGCGGTTTGACCGCGGCGATGCAATCGCGATCCGTTTCGCCCCCGACCATCTGCATATCTTCGACGCGGCCGGCGCGGCTCTCGCCCGGCCGTGA
- a CDS encoding TIM-barrel domain-containing protein: MKALTHGRFRGLDGHAALFDLATGPAATPLTTLRIAILESDIGRVTLRRPEGYRLDRGWAIAPDRTEPPFEGRLRDDISGFANPAATVSEDGGIVTLAATGLRAQIRLDPFGIAWYRAGEQQPFLQDRPTQAYLLSRKTTALLHAMERHEGERHYGLGDKAGPLDRTGRRFAIDAVDPCGYDAELSDPLYKMLPFFIVDGARGAHGIFYDNLALGSVDLGCTIDNYHGLFRSYRAEDGDLDYYVLAGPTVPEVTRRFSWLTGGQAFAPRWTLGFAMTTMTIADAPDADARITAFIEDCRRNGIRCDSFHFGSGYTSIGNRRYVFNWNRDKFPDPAATMARLKAAGMQPVTNIKPCLLDDHPRLDEAKARGILVADGETGEPAVAQFWDGLGFHVDFTNPEGRQWWADGIRDALLAFGVTAVWSDNNEYEIWDEDAICNGDGRPFQQGLARPGQALLMHKLAYETQAAQAPGKRPYTITRAGSAGIARYGQTWSGDNETAWKTLRYNLIQGLNMSLSGLYNIGHDVGGFHGESPGPELFCRFVEFCALWPRMVMNSWKASGIVNTPWMHPGVLPQVRSAMELRHSLIPYLYTQMWRAALEDLPPVRPLLWEFGSDAIAATVEDAFMLGRDLLVAPVLDEGATTREVYLPAHPGGWYDWHDGTLFEGGRTITVAAPLGRLPVFARAGAIVPIEDGTGLTAIVFGSPDHGGSGLLYVDDGETSDWRNVGMAVEFRLRPDATGFVLDVSGGELPAPIRVRGVGVPNLRLADTTK, translated from the coding sequence ATGAAAGCCCTGACCCACGGCCGCTTCCGCGGCCTCGACGGCCACGCCGCGCTCTTCGACCTCGCGACCGGGCCGGCGGCGACCCCGCTCACCACGCTGCGCATCGCGATTCTCGAGAGCGACATCGGCCGCGTCACCCTGCGCCGGCCGGAGGGCTATCGGCTCGATCGCGGCTGGGCGATCGCCCCTGATCGCACCGAGCCGCCGTTCGAGGGAAGGCTACGCGACGACATCTCCGGCTTTGCCAATCCGGCGGCGACCGTGTCGGAGGATGGCGGCATTGTCACGCTCGCCGCTACGGGTCTTCGCGCTCAAATCCGGCTCGATCCGTTCGGCATCGCGTGGTACCGCGCCGGCGAGCAGCAGCCATTCCTGCAGGACCGGCCGACCCAGGCCTATCTCCTGTCGCGCAAGACCACCGCGTTGCTGCATGCGATGGAACGGCACGAAGGCGAACGCCATTACGGCCTCGGAGACAAGGCCGGTCCGCTCGATCGAACCGGCCGGCGCTTCGCGATCGATGCCGTCGATCCCTGCGGCTACGACGCCGAGCTGTCCGATCCGCTCTACAAGATGCTTCCGTTCTTCATCGTCGACGGCGCCCGCGGCGCGCACGGCATCTTCTACGACAATCTCGCGCTCGGCTCGGTCGACCTCGGCTGCACCATCGACAATTACCACGGCCTGTTCCGCAGCTATCGTGCCGAGGATGGCGACCTCGATTATTACGTGCTCGCCGGACCGACGGTGCCCGAGGTCACGCGGCGGTTTTCCTGGCTGACCGGCGGACAGGCCTTCGCGCCCCGCTGGACGCTCGGCTTTGCGATGACGACCATGACCATCGCCGACGCGCCGGACGCGGACGCGCGCATCACCGCCTTCATCGAGGATTGCAGGCGGAACGGCATCCGTTGCGACAGCTTTCACTTCGGCTCTGGCTACACTTCGATCGGCAACCGTCGCTACGTCTTCAATTGGAACCGTGACAAGTTCCCCGATCCGGCGGCGACGATGGCGCGACTTAAGGCGGCCGGCATGCAGCCGGTCACCAACATCAAGCCCTGCCTGCTCGATGATCATCCACGGCTCGATGAAGCGAAGGCGCGCGGCATACTGGTCGCTGACGGCGAGACCGGCGAGCCGGCGGTCGCGCAATTCTGGGACGGCCTCGGCTTCCACGTCGACTTTACCAATCCCGAAGGCCGGCAGTGGTGGGCGGATGGCATCCGCGACGCGCTGCTTGCCTTTGGCGTGACGGCGGTCTGGAGCGACAACAACGAATACGAGATCTGGGACGAGGATGCGATCTGCAATGGCGACGGCCGGCCGTTTCAGCAAGGACTCGCCCGCCCCGGGCAGGCGCTCTTGATGCACAAGCTCGCCTACGAGACCCAGGCCGCGCAGGCGCCTGGCAAGCGCCCCTATACGATCACGCGCGCCGGCAGCGCCGGCATCGCACGCTACGGTCAGACCTGGAGCGGCGACAACGAAACCGCCTGGAAGACGCTGCGCTACAATCTGATCCAGGGCCTGAACATGAGCCTGTCGGGGCTTTACAACATCGGCCACGACGTCGGCGGCTTCCATGGCGAATCGCCGGGCCCGGAACTGTTTTGCCGCTTCGTCGAGTTCTGCGCGCTGTGGCCGCGCATGGTGATGAATTCCTGGAAGGCGAGCGGCATCGTCAACACCCCCTGGATGCATCCCGGCGTGCTTCCACAGGTCCGATCCGCCATGGAGCTTCGCCACAGCCTGATCCCATATCTTTACACGCAGATGTGGCGTGCGGCGCTGGAGGACCTGCCGCCGGTGCGGCCGCTGTTGTGGGAGTTCGGTTCGGACGCGATCGCAGCGACCGTCGAGGACGCATTCATGCTTGGCCGCGATCTCCTGGTCGCTCCGGTGCTGGACGAGGGGGCGACGACGCGCGAGGTCTATCTGCCCGCCCATCCCGGCGGCTGGTACGACTGGCATGACGGGACGCTGTTCGAAGGCGGGCGAACCATCACCGTCGCAGCGCCTCTGGGCCGGCTACCGGTGTTCGCACGCGCCGGCGCGATCGTTCCGATCGAAGACGGGACGGGACTGACAGCGATCGTGTTCGGGTCACCCGATCATGGTGGCTCCGGCCTTCTCTATGTCGACGATGGAGAGACCTCGGACTGGCGCAACGTCGGCATGGCCGTCGAATTCCGCCTGCGCCCCGACGCGACCGGCTTCGTTCTCGATGTCAGTGGAGGCGAGTTGCCCGCACCCATCCGCGTCCGCGGCGTGGGCGTGCCCAATCTGCGTCTCGCCGACACGACAAAGTGA
- a CDS encoding DUF2182 domain-containing protein: MHGRFLLEHLLHRDRLIVAIGTAAVAALAWAYLASGAGMDTEMMAVMPDMAPMPWTPLYAALLFVMWWVMMVAMMAPSAAPTVLLYATVKRKQETASRAAMDAWIFLAGYLVTWAGFSVVAVLVQWALERFGLLSMAMASTSSILGGLILLAAGLYQFTPLKRACLRYCESPLMFLSRHWRPGTRGAFHMGFRHGSYCVGCCWFLMALLFVSGVMNLVWIIAIALYVAGEKLLPFGPRLSHAAGGALIMSGTIMLARAM, translated from the coding sequence ATGCACGGACGCTTCCTGCTGGAACACCTGCTTCACCGCGACCGCCTGATCGTTGCGATCGGGACCGCTGCCGTGGCGGCGCTCGCCTGGGCCTATCTCGCCAGCGGCGCCGGCATGGACACCGAAATGATGGCCGTCATGCCGGACATGGCGCCGATGCCGTGGACGCCGCTCTATGCGGCGCTGCTGTTCGTGATGTGGTGGGTGATGATGGTCGCGATGATGGCGCCGAGCGCGGCGCCCACCGTCCTCTTGTATGCGACGGTCAAGCGCAAGCAGGAGACTGCATCCCGCGCCGCAATGGACGCCTGGATATTTCTCGCCGGTTATCTCGTGACATGGGCGGGGTTCAGTGTCGTTGCGGTCCTGGTGCAATGGGCGCTCGAGCGCTTCGGCTTGCTGTCGATGGCGATGGCAAGCACCAGCTCGATTTTGGGCGGCCTCATTTTGCTTGCCGCAGGGCTCTACCAATTCACGCCGCTCAAACGTGCCTGTCTGCGTTACTGCGAGAGCCCGCTGATGTTTCTCAGTCGGCATTGGCGGCCCGGTACGAGAGGGGCATTCCACATGGGATTTCGCCACGGCAGCTATTGCGTCGGCTGCTGCTGGTTCTTGATGGCACTGCTGTTCGTCAGCGGAGTGATGAATCTCGTCTGGATCATCGCCATCGCGCTCTATGTCGCCGGTGAGAAACTGCTGCCGTTCGGCCCAAGGCTGAGCCATGCGGCAGGTGGGGCCCTCATCATGTCCGGCACGATCATGCTCGCACGCGCGATGTGA
- a CDS encoding DUF1326 domain-containing protein — translation MAASDWRLEGEWMKNCNCAFGCPCDFNAPPTQGYCKGLVAMRIAKGHFEGTRLDGLCFAITVDFPGALHEGNGTIQPIIDERATPEQRQALFEIFSGKHSAEGTLFQIVSLIVTKIHDPVFAPFEFSFDKDGRVARLVARGVLETDVEPIKNPVTGAPHRIQVVMPEGFEHRAAEIASANIRSTGAIPFEARGTHSSLATVVQTPDGVAM, via the coding sequence ATGGCTGCATCGGACTGGCGTCTCGAAGGCGAATGGATGAAGAATTGCAACTGCGCATTCGGCTGCCCCTGCGATTTCAACGCGCCGCCGACCCAAGGCTATTGCAAGGGGCTGGTCGCCATGCGCATTGCCAAGGGACATTTCGAGGGGACCAGGCTTGACGGTCTCTGCTTCGCGATCACGGTCGATTTCCCCGGAGCGCTGCATGAGGGCAACGGGACGATCCAACCCATCATCGACGAACGCGCCACGCCGGAGCAGCGCCAGGCGTTGTTCGAGATCTTTTCGGGCAAGCATTCTGCCGAGGGCACGCTATTCCAGATCGTCAGCCTGATCGTCACCAAGATCCACGATCCGGTGTTTGCGCCGTTCGAGTTCTCCTTTGACAAGGACGGACGCGTCGCCCGGCTTGTCGCCCGGGGCGTGCTCGAGACCGACGTCGAGCCGATCAAGAACCCGGTGACGGGTGCTCCGCACCGCATTCAGGTCGTGATGCCCGAGGGCTTTGAGCATAGGGCTGCCGAAATCGCGTCCGCCAATATCCGCTCGACCGGCGCGATTCCATTCGAAGCCCGGGGCACGCACAGCTCGCTTGCCACCGTCGTGCAAACGCCCGACGGCGTCGCGATGTGA
- a CDS encoding NAD-glutamate dehydrogenase: MEDVMEAWRDDKARSTLIRDAAGSVQLGNTPRTFAELLFGHTNSEDLANHDAASLAFLAEQAWEHVQRRTAGRADIRIVNPMMPDGREISVLEILNDNMPFLFDSTLAELAEQGIEVTLVAHPIIAVERDEQGKLMRFHGEALPEGARGARESLIHLHITRMDVDADRQKLVDGLTMTLNDARACVTDWKPMRARIEEAIKIFSTNPPPLPIDEIAEASQFLHWLCLDNFTFLGVREYRFSPNSEASDDITTGEGLGILRDPEVKVLRRGREMVVMTSEIREFMREPSLLIVIKANVSSRVHRRIRMDYVGIKLYTPDGRLEGELRLVGLFTSGAYTRSVKQIPYARHKVAQVLQRAGFDPNSHSGKALTHILDDYPRDDLFQIDVDTLYNFVMEILILYERPRVRALARVDKFDRFVSILCFIPRDKYDTDVRTRVGAFLSQVYKGTLSASYASFPEGSLARVHYIVGRYEGKTPVVERETLETGISAIAETWGDKLKVALAASADGMRARMLASRYAQAFTGGYTEIFSAEQAIADITTIEKLTSARPVTISVYRLDGNDDPRRFGLKVFSDAAPLSLSYRVPVIENHGLNVVNERTYQIVPRTRQAPVWLHDMTIETSDGKPIAISHEFNHRLEASIMAVVRDRAESDGFNALILRTALSWREVSTIRALSRYLHQIRAPFTQDYMWETLRKNAAITANIVALFQGRLDPRLGFTIAERSAREMALVAEIEEQLKSVASLDEDRILRSFTNLVQATIRTNLWQVGQDGHPHPVISFKFDARKIEALPAPRPLYEIFVYSPRVEGIHLRFGKVARGGLRWSDRPQDFRTEILGLVKAQQVKNAVIVPVGAKGGFVPKRLPSPSSRDHFMAEGTEAYRIFVRTLLELTDNLDGDDVVPPDSTVRHDGDDPYLVVAADKGTATFSDIANAISTEKHHWLGDAFASGGSQGYDHKKMGITARGAWEAVKRHFRELGTDIQTKPFTVAGVGDMSGDVFGNGMLLSPATKLIAAFDHRDIFIDPSPDPAISLAERRRLFTLSRSSWQDYDKSLISQGGGVFSRSLKAIPLAPEVRTLLDLDKPQATPFEVMTAILKARVDLLWFGGIGTYIRSSSESDDQAGDRANDPIRIAGADVRARVIGEGANLGVTQRGRIEAAQKGVKLNTDAIDNSAGVNTSDVEVNIKIALARPEREGRLTPGDRNNLLAAMTEEVGALVLRNNYLQTLALSLAERKGVAEIGFLTRLMQSLEQRGLLSRAVEFLPDDAAITERTRRSQLLTRPELAVLLAYAKLTLYDDLLATGVPDDPYLARELSQYFPHQLQEKFPTAVPSHRLRREIIATSLANAVINRGGPACVVRLTDETDADIATIVTAFVAVDESYGLKRLNAAIDALDTRIDGQLQLGLYASLQDLLLSRMVWYVRNADLKAGLDAVIARFGPGIREVAAGLDETLPQGLQAGRTKRRRDLIDAGVPADLAGELADLDALVSAPDIVTVAERTSRAIGDAATTFFAAEADFRIDRIIAAARSVPASDNYDRLAIDRAVDQIAAAERALVANMLANGGSGQQAAGDWLAAHPEATRVRRSVEEIAASGLTLARLTVAANLLGDLVKA, encoded by the coding sequence ATGGAGGACGTTATGGAAGCGTGGCGTGACGACAAGGCCCGGTCGACCCTGATTCGCGATGCAGCGGGAAGCGTGCAGCTAGGCAACACGCCCCGGACTTTTGCCGAACTCCTGTTCGGCCACACCAATAGCGAGGATCTCGCCAACCACGACGCCGCTTCGCTGGCCTTCCTGGCCGAGCAGGCCTGGGAACATGTCCAGCGGCGCACGGCAGGTCGCGCCGATATCCGCATCGTCAATCCGATGATGCCGGATGGCCGCGAGATCTCCGTGCTCGAAATTCTCAATGACAACATGCCCTTCCTGTTCGATTCCACGCTGGCAGAGCTCGCCGAGCAGGGCATCGAGGTCACCCTGGTCGCTCATCCGATCATCGCGGTGGAGCGCGACGAGCAAGGCAAGCTGATGCGCTTCCATGGCGAAGCCCTGCCGGAGGGAGCAAGGGGCGCGCGCGAAAGCCTCATCCATCTCCACATCACCCGCATGGACGTCGACGCCGACCGCCAAAAGCTGGTCGATGGGTTGACCATGACGTTGAACGACGCGCGCGCCTGCGTCACCGACTGGAAGCCCATGCGTGCCCGCATCGAGGAGGCGATCAAGATCTTCTCGACCAATCCGCCGCCGCTGCCGATCGACGAGATCGCCGAAGCCAGCCAGTTCCTGCATTGGCTGTGCCTGGACAATTTCACCTTTCTGGGCGTGCGCGAATATCGCTTTTCCCCCAACAGCGAAGCGTCGGACGACATCACGACCGGTGAGGGCCTCGGCATTCTGCGCGATCCCGAGGTGAAGGTCCTGCGCCGCGGTCGCGAAATGGTGGTGATGACGTCGGAAATTCGCGAGTTCATGCGGGAGCCGAGCCTCCTCATCGTCATCAAGGCCAACGTCTCCAGCCGCGTTCATCGCCGCATCCGGATGGATTATGTGGGCATCAAGCTCTATACCCCCGACGGCCGGCTCGAAGGGGAATTGCGCCTCGTCGGTCTATTCACGTCCGGCGCCTATACCCGCTCGGTCAAGCAAATCCCTTATGCCCGCCACAAGGTGGCGCAGGTGCTGCAGCGCGCCGGCTTCGACCCGAACAGCCATTCGGGCAAGGCGCTGACGCATATTCTCGACGATTATCCGCGCGACGATCTGTTCCAGATCGACGTCGACACGCTCTACAATTTCGTCATGGAGATCCTGATCCTCTATGAGCGCCCCCGTGTCCGGGCGCTGGCACGCGTGGACAAGTTCGATCGCTTCGTCTCCATCCTCTGCTTTATTCCGCGCGACAAATACGACACCGACGTGCGCACGCGCGTCGGCGCTTTCCTCTCGCAAGTCTACAAGGGGACCCTGTCGGCCTCCTACGCGTCCTTCCCCGAAGGATCACTGGCGCGCGTCCACTACATCGTCGGGCGATATGAAGGTAAGACCCCGGTCGTCGAGCGCGAGACACTCGAAACCGGAATCAGCGCCATTGCAGAGACCTGGGGCGACAAGTTGAAGGTCGCGCTCGCTGCGTCTGCCGACGGCATGCGGGCGCGCATGCTCGCAAGCCGCTATGCCCAGGCCTTTACCGGCGGCTACACCGAGATATTCAGCGCCGAACAGGCGATCGCCGACATCACCACCATCGAAAAGCTGACCTCAGCCCGGCCGGTGACGATTTCGGTTTACCGCCTTGACGGGAACGACGATCCCAGACGATTCGGCTTGAAGGTTTTCTCGGATGCCGCACCGCTGTCGCTATCCTATCGCGTGCCGGTGATTGAAAATCACGGCTTGAACGTAGTCAACGAACGCACCTATCAGATCGTGCCGCGCACCAGGCAGGCGCCGGTATGGCTGCACGATATGACAATCGAGACCAGCGACGGCAAGCCGATCGCAATCAGCCATGAATTCAACCATCGTCTGGAAGCCTCGATCATGGCGGTGGTCCGCGATCGCGCCGAATCCGACGGGTTCAACGCACTGATCCTGCGCACAGCCCTGAGCTGGCGGGAAGTATCGACGATCCGCGCGCTGTCGCGCTACCTCCATCAGATCCGCGCGCCATTCACCCAGGACTACATGTGGGAAACCCTGCGCAAGAACGCCGCGATTACCGCCAACATCGTCGCCCTGTTCCAGGGCCGCCTCGATCCGCGCCTTGGATTCACGATTGCGGAGCGCTCGGCGCGCGAGATGGCCCTCGTCGCCGAGATCGAGGAGCAGCTGAAATCCGTCGCCTCGCTCGATGAAGATCGCATCCTGCGAAGCTTCACCAATCTGGTGCAGGCAACCATCCGCACCAATTTGTGGCAGGTCGGTCAGGATGGACATCCGCATCCGGTGATCTCCTTCAAGTTCGACGCCCGCAAGATCGAGGCCCTGCCGGCACCGCGACCACTGTACGAGATTTTCGTCTACTCGCCCCGCGTCGAAGGCATTCATCTGCGCTTCGGCAAGGTCGCGCGCGGCGGTCTGCGCTGGTCCGACCGGCCGCAGGATTTCCGTACCGAGATCCTGGGCCTCGTGAAGGCGCAACAGGTGAAGAACGCCGTGATCGTGCCGGTCGGGGCCAAGGGCGGCTTCGTGCCCAAGCGCCTGCCCTCGCCCTCCAGTCGTGACCACTTCATGGCGGAAGGCACCGAAGCCTATCGCATCTTCGTTCGCACGCTGCTCGAACTCACCGACAATCTTGACGGCGACGACGTCGTGCCGCCCGACTCGACCGTGCGGCATGACGGCGACGACCCCTACCTGGTCGTCGCCGCCGACAAGGGCACCGCCACCTTCTCCGACATCGCCAATGCGATCTCGACCGAGAAGCACCATTGGCTCGGCGATGCCTTCGCCTCCGGCGGCAGCCAGGGCTATGACCACAAGAAGATGGGGATCACGGCGCGAGGCGCGTGGGAGGCGGTCAAGCGTCACTTCCGCGAGCTTGGCACCGACATCCAGACCAAGCCGTTCACGGTTGCCGGCGTCGGCGACATGTCGGGCGATGTCTTCGGCAACGGCATGCTGCTCTCGCCGGCGACGAAGCTCATCGCGGCGTTCGATCACCGCGACATCTTCATCGATCCGTCGCCTGATCCGGCGATCAGCCTCGCCGAACGCAGGCGCCTGTTCACCCTGTCGCGATCGAGCTGGCAGGACTACGACAAGTCCCTGATCTCGCAGGGCGGCGGCGTGTTCTCGCGCTCGCTCAAGGCGATCCCGCTTGCGCCGGAAGTGCGCACGCTGCTCGATCTCGACAAGCCGCAGGCCACGCCTTTCGAGGTGATGACAGCGATCCTCAAGGCCCGCGTCGACCTCCTGTGGTTTGGCGGCATCGGCACGTATATCCGCTCGTCCTCGGAAAGCGATGATCAGGCCGGCGACCGCGCCAACGATCCGATCCGAATCGCGGGCGCCGACGTCCGCGCCCGGGTGATCGGCGAAGGCGCCAATCTCGGCGTCACCCAGCGCGGCCGCATCGAGGCGGCGCAGAAGGGCGTCAAGCTCAACACGGACGCCATCGACAATTCGGCGGGCGTGAATACGTCCGACGTTGAGGTCAACATCAAGATCGCGCTGGCGCGTCCCGAGCGCGAGGGGCGCCTTACCCCTGGCGACCGCAACAACCTGCTCGCCGCGATGACCGAGGAGGTCGGCGCACTGGTGCTACGCAACAATTATCTTCAGACGCTGGCGCTCTCGCTGGCCGAACGGAAGGGCGTGGCCGAGATCGGCTTCCTCACCCGCCTGATGCAATCGCTCGAGCAGCGCGGCCTGCTTAGCCGCGCCGTGGAGTTCTTGCCCGACGATGCGGCGATCACGGAGCGCACGAGACGCAGCCAGCTTCTGACGCGGCCCGAGCTTGCGGTGTTGCTCGCTTACGCCAAGCTGACGCTCTACGACGACCTGCTCGCGACTGGCGTACCTGACGATCCCTATCTGGCCCGCGAACTATCCCAGTATTTTCCGCACCAGCTGCAGGAGAAATTCCCGACGGCGGTGCCATCGCATCGACTTCGGCGGGAGATCATCGCCACCAGTCTCGCCAATGCCGTGATCAATCGGGGCGGCCCGGCCTGTGTCGTGCGCCTGACCGACGAGACTGATGCCGACATTGCCACCATCGTCACCGCCTTCGTGGCGGTGGATGAATCCTATGGCCTCAAGCGGCTCAATGCCGCGATCGATGCACTCGACACCCGCATCGACGGGCAGTTGCAGCTCGGCCTCTACGCCTCGCTTCAGGATCTCCTGCTCTCACGCATGGTCTGGTATGTGCGCAATGCCGATCTCAAGGCCGGTCTCGACGCCGTGATCGCGCGCTTCGGTCCCGGAATCCGGGAGGTCGCCGCCGGGCTCGACGAGACCCTGCCGCAGGGCTTGCAGGCTGGGCGCACCAAGCGGCGGCGAGATCTGATCGATGCCGGCGTCCCGGCAGACCTTGCCGGAGAACTCGCCGATCTCGACGCGCTCGTTTCCGCGCCGGATATCGTCACCGTCGCAGAGCGCACCAGCCGGGCCATCGGTGATGCCGCCACGACCTTCTTCGCCGCCGAGGCCGATTTCAGGATCGATCGCATCATCGCCGCCGCACGCAGCGTGCCGGCCAGCGACAATTACGACCGTCTCGCCATCGATCGTGCCGTTGACCAGATCGCGGCCGCGGAAAGGGCACTGGTCGCCAACATGCTGGCAAACGGCGGATCCGGCCAACAGGCCGCCGGCGACTGGCTTGCGGCTCATCCTGAGGCGACGCGAGTCCGCCGCTCGGTCGAGGAGATCGCGGCCAGCGGCCTGACGCTCGCCAGGCTGACGGTGGCAGCCAATCTGCTGGGAGACCTCGTCAAGGCCTGA